One part of the Ornithodoros turicata isolate Travis chromosome 2, ASM3712646v1, whole genome shotgun sequence genome encodes these proteins:
- the LOC135384671 gene encoding uncharacterized protein LOC135384671, whose protein sequence is MVYEATLRIPDAFFPPSSPACPTDMTSYVDRLRSALGHLQSHPPRSCSPATLQHPLLQTTTNVFVRHDGVRKPLQPPYDGPYLVTHRGPKHFTRQIAGRTETVSVDRLKSALLDDQAYRPFSVTPAVPPHSSPSALPSTSTTHRRLVWFGLV, encoded by the coding sequence ATGGTTTACGAGGCGACCCTTCGTATCCCCGACGCCTTCTTCCCGCCTTCGTCCCCAGCGTGTCCCACTGACATGACGTCTTACGTCGACCGTCTACGGTCCGCACTCGGCCACCTCCAGTCTCATCCTCCCCGGTCTTGCTCACCCGCAACCTTGCAGCACCCTCTCCTGCAGACGACCACTAACGTTTTTGTGCGTCACGACGGGGTGCGCAAGCCTCTTCAGCCCCCATACGACGGACCTTATCTGGTCACACATCGTGGTCCCAAGCATTTCACCCGGCAAATCGCCGGCCGCACGGAAACCGTatccgtggaccggttaaagtCGGCATTGCTGGACGACCAAGCTTATCGCCCCTTCTCAGTAACACCGGCCGTGCCGCCTCATTCTTCACCTTCGGCCCTACCTTCTACGTCCACCACTCACCGTCgcttggtttggtttggtttggtttga